A region from the bacterium genome encodes:
- a CDS encoding chaperonin encodes MERKAKQLIVVGDRVLIAPEEGEERSRVGLYLPPSAIDSQAVQGGTVVATGPGIPISAPTELDNEPWKIGTSEPRYLPVQAMPGDYAIFFRRAAVEITFEAKKYLVVPQAAILVLVREPREEEEW; translated from the coding sequence ATGGAACGGAAAGCGAAGCAGCTCATCGTCGTCGGTGATCGCGTGCTGATCGCCCCTGAAGAGGGCGAAGAGCGGAGCCGCGTCGGCCTGTACCTGCCGCCGAGCGCCATCGACAGCCAGGCCGTGCAGGGCGGGACCGTGGTCGCGACCGGCCCCGGCATCCCGATCTCGGCTCCCACCGAGCTGGACAACGAGCCGTGGAAGATCGGCACCAGCGAGCCGCGCTACCTCCCCGTCCAGGCCATGCCTGGCGATTACGCCATCTTCTTCCGCCGTGCGGCCGTGGAGATCACGTTCGAGGCAAAGAAGTACCTCGTCGTGCCCCAGGCCGCGATCCTGGTGCTCGTGCGCGAGCCGCGGGAGGAAGAGGAGTGGTGA
- the gcvH gene encoding glycine cleavage system protein GcvH: MSEIPPDLLYSEEHEYLKPTGEEGIYQVGITDYAQSELGDIVYVELPEEGSKFSRMEPFGTVEAVKAVSDLYCPVSGEVVEVNTALEDDPGLINTDPYGEGWMIKLKIADEGELDSLLGAAEYAAHIGESLR; this comes from the coding sequence ATGTCGGAGATTCCGCCGGACCTGCTGTATTCGGAGGAGCACGAGTACCTGAAGCCGACGGGCGAAGAGGGCATCTACCAGGTCGGCATCACGGATTACGCGCAAAGCGAGCTGGGCGACATCGTCTACGTCGAGTTGCCGGAGGAAGGCAGCAAGTTCTCGCGCATGGAGCCGTTCGGCACCGTCGAGGCGGTGAAGGCCGTGAGCGACCTGTATTGCCCTGTCTCCGGCGAGGTGGTGGAGGTCAACACGGCGCTCGAGGACGATCCCGGGCTGATCAACACCGACCCCTACGGCGAAGGGTGGATGATCAAGCTGAAGATCGCGGACGAGGGCGAGCTCGACTCGCTCCTGGGCGCCGCGGAGTACGCCGCCCACATCGGCGAGTCGCTGCGATGA
- a CDS encoding aminomethyl-transferring glycine dehydrogenase subunit GcvPA: MSYVPHSPDDVRRMLDVIGVSSVADLLADIPREYLLDRPLDLPPPLSEWETARLLAQKAAANETLICFAGGGIYDHYVPAAVDMILRRSEFYTAYTPYQPEVSQGTLQVIYEFQSLVCELTGMDVANASMYDGASATAEAMLMARSIARGARGAVAVAGNLHPHYRRVLETYNAGVGLEIRTVPFGGDGRLDLDAMRAAVRDDTAAVIVQSPNFFGIIEDWSAAADIAHAAGALLIAVFDPVSLALLRSPGECGADIAVGEGQGLGNAMSMGGPGLGLFACRQQFVRHMPGRIAGMTVDQDGKRGFVLTLQTREQHIRREKATSNICTNQALNALAATVYLALVGKEGLRRVAEASLRGAHYAFERLTALDGIEPMFPGGPFFKEFALRTERPARELIEAARARGVLAGIALDRFQDVLPVRDGLLVAVTEKRSKEEIDLLVSALSG; the protein is encoded by the coding sequence ATGAGCTACGTCCCGCACAGCCCGGACGACGTCCGGCGCATGCTGGATGTGATCGGTGTCTCATCGGTCGCGGACCTGCTCGCCGACATCCCGCGGGAGTACCTGCTCGACCGGCCGCTGGATCTGCCGCCCCCGCTGTCGGAGTGGGAGACCGCGCGGCTGCTCGCGCAGAAGGCGGCCGCGAACGAGACGCTGATCTGCTTTGCAGGCGGCGGCATCTACGACCACTACGTACCGGCGGCGGTGGACATGATCCTCCGCCGTTCCGAGTTCTATACCGCGTACACGCCCTACCAGCCCGAGGTCAGCCAGGGCACACTCCAGGTCATTTACGAGTTCCAGAGTCTGGTCTGCGAGCTGACCGGCATGGACGTGGCCAACGCGTCCATGTACGACGGCGCCAGCGCGACGGCCGAGGCGATGCTGATGGCGCGCTCGATCGCGCGCGGGGCGAGGGGCGCGGTGGCGGTCGCCGGCAACCTGCACCCGCACTACCGCCGCGTGCTCGAGACCTACAACGCGGGGGTCGGTCTCGAGATCCGGACCGTCCCGTTCGGCGGGGACGGGCGGCTCGACCTGGACGCGATGCGCGCCGCCGTGCGTGATGACACCGCCGCCGTCATCGTCCAGAGCCCCAACTTCTTCGGCATCATCGAGGACTGGTCCGCCGCCGCCGACATCGCGCACGCGGCGGGCGCGCTGCTCATCGCCGTCTTCGACCCGGTCAGCCTCGCCCTGCTCCGCTCGCCTGGCGAGTGTGGCGCGGACATCGCCGTGGGCGAGGGGCAGGGGCTGGGCAACGCCATGAGCATGGGCGGCCCCGGCCTCGGCCTGTTCGCCTGCCGTCAACAATTCGTGCGGCACATGCCGGGGCGTATCGCCGGCATGACCGTGGATCAGGACGGCAAGCGCGGCTTCGTGCTCACCCTCCAGACGCGCGAGCAGCACATCCGCCGCGAGAAGGCGACGTCCAACATCTGCACCAACCAGGCGCTGAACGCGCTCGCCGCCACCGTCTACCTGGCGCTGGTCGGCAAGGAGGGGTTGCGGCGCGTGGCTGAGGCGTCGCTGCGCGGCGCGCACTACGCCTTCGAGCGCCTCACCGCGCTGGACGGCATCGAGCCGATGTTCCCGGGCGGCCCGTTCTTCAAGGAGTTCGCGCTGCGCACCGAGCGGCCCGCCCGGGAGCTGATCGAGGCCGCCCGCGCGCGTGGGGTGCTCGCGGGCATCGCCCTCGACCGGTTCCAGGACGTGCTGCCGGTCCGCGACGGGCTGCTCGTCGCCGTCACCGAGAAGCGGAGCAAGGAGGAGATCGACCTGCTGGTCAGCGCCCTCAGCGGCTGA
- a CDS encoding acyl-CoA dehydrogenase: MSTTAPQVTEREARAVAEAARESEWALPSFVRELFLGRLRLDLIHPHPEPNPESEARAAEFLEKLREFAEKEVDPERIEREGRIPPEVIDGLRRLGAFGMKIPREYGGLGLDQRAYNRAIALLSTRCAALGVWLSAHQSIGVPQPLKMFGTEEQKRKYLPRLAQGAVSAFALTEPDVGSDPARISATADPTEDGSAYILNGEKLWCTNGPVAEIMVVMARTPAPDGKGRRGITAFIVETSWPGVEVVHRCEFMGLRGIENGVIRFNNVRVPKENVLWGVGKGLKLALITLNTGRLTIPATCAAAGKWCLQVARRWGSERQQWGLPVGRHDAIAQKLANMAATTFAMEAVAELSAALADAGKSDIRLEAAIAKMYNSEAAWRVIDDTVQIRGGRGYETAASLAARGEAPIPVERAMRDLRINMIFEGSSEIMRLFIAREAVDPHLQRAGAFVDPEAPAGAKLRGALNLGVHFAGWYPRLWLGWGRWPRYAEFGPLARHLRYADRAARRLGRMLFYAMARYGPKLEKKQSVLFRLVDVGAELFAMAATCVRAQMLVRAGGDEGRRAVELADLFCRGARRRIRARFREVFHNDDARGYRVALDVLGGRHAWLEAGIIDAPTAAGQARPALQEAG, translated from the coding sequence ATGAGCACGACGGCGCCGCAGGTCACGGAACGTGAAGCGCGCGCGGTCGCCGAGGCGGCGCGCGAGAGCGAATGGGCGTTGCCGAGCTTCGTGCGCGAGCTGTTCCTCGGCCGGCTCCGGCTCGACCTGATCCATCCGCATCCGGAACCGAATCCCGAGTCGGAAGCGCGTGCGGCGGAGTTCCTCGAGAAGCTCCGCGAGTTCGCGGAGAAGGAGGTGGACCCGGAGCGCATCGAGCGCGAGGGCCGCATCCCGCCGGAGGTGATCGACGGGCTCCGGCGGCTGGGCGCCTTCGGCATGAAGATCCCGCGCGAGTACGGCGGCCTGGGGCTGGATCAGCGGGCCTACAACCGCGCCATCGCGTTGTTGAGCACGCGCTGCGCGGCGCTGGGCGTGTGGCTGTCCGCGCACCAGTCCATCGGCGTGCCGCAGCCGCTCAAGATGTTCGGGACGGAGGAGCAGAAGAGGAAGTACCTGCCGCGGCTGGCGCAGGGCGCGGTCTCCGCCTTCGCGCTGACGGAGCCGGATGTGGGCTCCGACCCCGCCCGTATCAGCGCGACGGCCGACCCCACCGAAGACGGCAGCGCCTACATCCTGAACGGCGAGAAGCTGTGGTGCACCAACGGCCCGGTCGCCGAGATCATGGTGGTGATGGCGCGCACGCCGGCGCCGGACGGCAAGGGCAGGCGCGGCATCACCGCGTTCATCGTGGAGACGTCGTGGCCGGGCGTCGAGGTGGTGCACCGCTGCGAGTTCATGGGGCTGCGCGGCATCGAGAACGGCGTGATCCGTTTCAACAACGTGCGTGTGCCGAAGGAGAACGTGCTGTGGGGTGTGGGCAAGGGGCTCAAGCTCGCGCTGATCACGCTGAACACCGGCCGGCTCACGATCCCCGCGACGTGCGCGGCGGCGGGCAAGTGGTGCCTCCAGGTCGCGCGGCGCTGGGGCAGTGAGCGGCAGCAGTGGGGCCTGCCGGTGGGCCGGCACGACGCCATCGCCCAGAAGCTCGCCAACATGGCCGCCACGACCTTCGCGATGGAAGCGGTGGCCGAGCTGTCCGCCGCGCTGGCGGATGCGGGCAAGTCGGACATCCGTCTGGAGGCCGCCATCGCGAAGATGTACAACTCGGAGGCCGCCTGGCGCGTCATCGATGACACGGTCCAGATCCGCGGCGGCCGCGGCTACGAGACCGCCGCGTCGCTGGCCGCCAGGGGCGAGGCGCCGATCCCGGTGGAGCGCGCGATGCGCGACCTCCGCATCAACATGATCTTCGAGGGCTCGAGCGAGATCATGCGGTTGTTCATCGCGCGCGAGGCGGTGGACCCCCACCTCCAGCGCGCCGGAGCGTTCGTGGATCCGGAAGCGCCCGCGGGCGCCAAGCTGCGTGGCGCCTTGAACCTCGGCGTCCACTTCGCGGGCTGGTACCCGCGGCTGTGGCTGGGCTGGGGGCGCTGGCCGCGTTACGCCGAGTTCGGCCCGCTGGCGCGGCACCTGCGCTACGCGGACCGCGCCGCGCGGCGCCTCGGCCGGATGCTGTTCTACGCCATGGCCCGCTACGGCCCCAAGCTCGAGAAGAAGCAGTCGGTCCTGTTCCGGCTGGTGGACGTCGGCGCCGAGCTGTTCGCCATGGCCGCCACCTGCGTGCGCGCCCAGATGCTCGTCCGCGCCGGCGGCGACGAGGGCCGGCGCGCCGTGGAGCTGGCGGACCTGTTCTGCCGCGGCGCGCGGCGCCGCATCCGCGCCCGTTTCCGCGAGGTCTTCCACAACGACGACGCACGCGGCTACCGCGTCGCGCTCGATGTGCTCGGCGGACGGCACGCCTGGCTCGAAGCCGGCATCATCGATGCGCCCACCGCGGCCGGTCAGGCCAGGCCGGCGCTGCAGGAGGCCGGCTGA
- a CDS encoding dipeptidase encodes MSDVHAYIDANLDRFRDELFEFLRIPSISARSEHQPDMQRAAEWLAARMRDAGLEASIERTPGHPIVVGEWRGAGPDAPTVLIYGHYDVQPAEPLELWTSPPFEPTIRDGRLYARGSVDDKGQLYLHVKAIEAHMRTARRLPVNVVVLAEGEEEVGSENLVPFIEKHAARFSADYIVISDTTMFAPGMPTIGASLRGIAYFQIDVVGPAQDLHSGTYGGAVVNPATALARIIASFHDENWRVAIPGFYDDVDPAPEYREQIRALPFDEEAFRKEVGAPALDGEAGQTTLERVWVRPTIEVNGLLSGYTGEGSKTVLPSRAMAKVSCRLVPNQDPAKIARLVEEHVRRVAPPGVEVHFQHMHGGQPWRAKLEGPLYQAAARALERAFGRPPIYAGEGGSIPIVTEFERVLGAPVLLMGFGLPGENAHAPDEWLSMENFEKGTHAAAALLEELG; translated from the coding sequence ATGAGCGACGTCCACGCCTACATCGACGCGAACCTCGATCGCTTCCGCGATGAGCTGTTCGAGTTCCTGCGCATCCCCAGCATCAGCGCACGGAGCGAGCACCAGCCGGACATGCAGCGCGCCGCCGAGTGGCTCGCGGCCCGCATGCGCGATGCCGGCCTCGAGGCGTCCATCGAGCGCACGCCGGGCCACCCGATCGTGGTGGGCGAGTGGCGGGGCGCCGGCCCCGACGCGCCCACGGTGCTCATCTACGGCCATTACGACGTGCAGCCCGCCGAGCCGCTGGAGCTGTGGACCTCGCCGCCGTTCGAGCCGACCATCCGTGACGGCCGGCTGTACGCCCGCGGCTCCGTGGACGACAAGGGGCAGCTCTACCTGCACGTCAAGGCGATCGAGGCGCACATGCGCACCGCGAGGCGGCTGCCCGTCAACGTCGTGGTGCTCGCGGAAGGCGAGGAGGAGGTGGGCAGCGAGAACCTGGTTCCGTTCATCGAGAAACACGCCGCGCGCTTCAGCGCCGACTACATCGTCATCTCCGACACGACCATGTTCGCGCCCGGCATGCCCACCATCGGCGCGTCGCTGCGCGGCATCGCGTACTTCCAGATCGATGTCGTCGGCCCAGCGCAGGACCTGCACTCGGGCACCTACGGCGGCGCGGTGGTGAACCCTGCCACGGCGCTCGCCCGCATCATCGCCTCGTTCCACGACGAGAACTGGCGTGTCGCCATACCGGGGTTCTACGACGACGTGGATCCTGCGCCCGAGTACCGGGAGCAGATCCGGGCGCTGCCGTTCGACGAGGAAGCGTTCAGGAAGGAGGTCGGCGCGCCCGCGCTGGACGGCGAGGCAGGGCAGACCACGCTGGAGCGGGTGTGGGTCCGGCCCACCATCGAGGTCAACGGCCTGCTCTCGGGCTACACGGGCGAGGGCTCCAAGACCGTGCTGCCGTCGAGGGCCATGGCCAAGGTGAGCTGCCGGCTGGTGCCGAACCAGGACCCTGCGAAGATCGCGCGGCTCGTCGAGGAGCACGTGCGGCGCGTCGCTCCCCCCGGCGTCGAGGTCCACTTCCAGCACATGCACGGCGGCCAGCCGTGGCGTGCGAAACTCGAGGGGCCGCTGTACCAGGCCGCGGCCCGGGCGCTGGAGCGTGCGTTCGGCCGTCCGCCGATCTACGCCGGCGAAGGCGGCTCCATCCCGATCGTGACGGAGTTCGAGCGGGTGCTCGGCGCGCCGGTCCTGCTCATGGGCTTCGGCCTGCCCGGCGAGAACGCGCACGCGCCGGACGAGTGGTTGAGCATGGAGAACTTCGAGAAGGGGACGCACGCGGCGGCGGCGCTGCTGGAGGAACTGGGATGA
- a CDS encoding MFS transporter — MRLRALLSGNVLWLGIVSLLNDAASDMIFPLLPVFLVETLGAGPAFLGLVEGVAESTASLVKWAGGWLSDRMGRRKALIGLGYGAAGAVRPLIALATAPWHVLAVRFTDRVGKGLRTAPRDALLAESVEPDRRGTAFGLHRAADHAGAVLGPLLASGILLLAPGQVRLVFALAAVPAALAVVLLVWKVREDRHAPAASRAIAATGGGDAGGPAARGGSGDHRPSGGPAPHPDPDGGGLAAASARRPSAPALPRPFRVYLAAVALFTLGNASDAFLLLRAEQVGVPVETLPLLWGAFHVSKMLWSVPGGMLADRFGTQRAILLGWLVYAAIYTAFGLASEPWHGWTLFLVYGLFYGLTEAPQKALVARLAPAERWASAYGAFHFVVGLTALPGSLLFGGIWQTFGATAAFGAGAALALAAALVLALGVPADARRRELEPAASHGPRVPA, encoded by the coding sequence ATGCGGCTCCGGGCCCTCCTCAGCGGGAACGTCCTGTGGCTGGGGATCGTGTCGCTGCTCAACGATGCGGCCAGCGACATGATCTTCCCGCTGCTCCCCGTCTTCCTCGTCGAGACGCTCGGGGCGGGGCCGGCGTTCCTCGGCCTCGTCGAGGGCGTCGCGGAGAGCACAGCGAGCCTGGTGAAGTGGGCCGGCGGATGGCTCTCGGACAGGATGGGCCGCCGGAAGGCGCTGATCGGCCTGGGCTACGGCGCTGCGGGCGCGGTCCGGCCACTGATCGCGCTGGCGACGGCGCCGTGGCACGTGCTGGCGGTCCGCTTCACGGACCGGGTCGGCAAGGGGCTCCGCACCGCGCCGCGAGACGCACTGCTCGCCGAGTCCGTCGAGCCGGACCGGCGCGGCACCGCGTTCGGGCTCCACCGGGCCGCGGACCACGCCGGCGCGGTCCTGGGCCCGCTGCTCGCGAGCGGGATCCTGCTGCTGGCGCCGGGGCAAGTGCGGCTCGTCTTCGCCCTCGCCGCCGTGCCGGCGGCGCTGGCCGTCGTGCTGCTGGTGTGGAAGGTTCGTGAGGACCGCCATGCCCCGGCCGCCTCCCGCGCCATCGCGGCGACCGGTGGCGGCGACGCTGGCGGTCCTGCGGCGCGGGGAGGGTCCGGCGACCACAGACCCTCCGGCGGGCCCGCGCCGCACCCTGATCCGGACGGCGGCGGCCTCGCTGCCGCCTCCGCGCGGCGCCCATCAGCCCCCGCGCTCCCGCGCCCGTTCCGCGTCTACCTCGCCGCGGTCGCGCTGTTCACGCTCGGCAACGCGTCCGATGCGTTCCTGCTGCTGCGCGCCGAGCAGGTCGGCGTGCCGGTGGAGACGTTGCCGCTGCTCTGGGGCGCGTTCCACGTCAGCAAGATGCTGTGGAGCGTGCCGGGCGGGATGCTCGCAGACCGGTTCGGCACACAGCGGGCCATCCTCCTCGGGTGGCTGGTCTACGCGGCGATCTACACGGCCTTCGGCCTGGCGAGCGAGCCCTGGCACGGCTGGACGCTGTTCCTGGTCTACGGCTTGTTCTACGGGCTCACCGAGGCGCCGCAGAAGGCGCTGGTGGCGCGGCTCGCCCCGGCCGAACGGTGGGCGAGCGCGTACGGCGCCTTCCACTTCGTCGTCGGGCTGACCGCGCTGCCGGGGAGCCTGCTGTTCGGCGGGATCTGGCAGACGTTCGGCGCAACGGCGGCGTTCGGTGCGGGCGCGGCGCTCGCGCTCGCGGCGGCTCTGGTGCTCGCGCTCGGCGTGCCCGCAGACGCCCGGCGGCGGGAACTGGAGCCCGCTGCGTCGCACGGGCCGCGAGTCCCCGCGTGA
- a CDS encoding acyl-CoA dehydrogenase — translation MPEVARPPLTLLTEEEQLLRQTVREFAEQEVAPRVRAMDEAGQMDPDLITQLFELGVMGVEVPEKWGGTAASFFTAVLIVEELSRVDPAVGVLVDVQNTLVNNCILKYGTEEQKERYLPRLARDMVGSYALSEAGSGSDAFSLATRAVRTDGGWRLEGQKLWITNGAEAGLFIVFANARPEDGYRGITAFLVERDTPGVSIGKKEDKLGIRASSTVELILDGAQVPDSNVLGAVGTGYKVAIETLNEGRIGIGAQMLGLAQGALDHTLRYVRERHQFGRPIADFQGVQFQLAQMRTELEAARLMVYNAARLKDAGQPFLVEAAMAKLYSSQVAQRIASQCIDLFGGYGFTREYPVEKLYRDAKVGTIYEGTSNMQLQTIAKYILRQGDR, via the coding sequence TTGCCCGAGGTGGCCCGCCCGCCTCTCACGCTACTCACCGAAGAGGAGCAGCTCCTGCGCCAGACGGTGCGGGAGTTCGCGGAACAGGAGGTCGCGCCCCGCGTGCGCGCGATGGACGAGGCGGGGCAGATGGACCCGGACCTCATCACGCAGCTCTTCGAGCTGGGCGTGATGGGCGTCGAGGTGCCCGAGAAGTGGGGTGGGACGGCCGCCTCGTTCTTCACGGCCGTGCTGATCGTGGAGGAGCTGTCCCGCGTCGACCCGGCCGTCGGCGTGCTGGTGGACGTGCAGAACACGCTCGTCAACAACTGCATCCTGAAGTACGGCACGGAGGAGCAGAAGGAGCGCTACCTGCCCCGGCTTGCGCGGGACATGGTGGGCTCGTACGCCCTCTCGGAGGCGGGCTCCGGCTCGGATGCGTTCTCGCTCGCGACGCGCGCGGTGCGCACGGACGGCGGGTGGCGGCTTGAGGGGCAGAAGCTGTGGATCACCAACGGCGCCGAGGCGGGCCTGTTCATCGTCTTCGCCAACGCGAGGCCGGAGGACGGCTACCGCGGCATCACGGCGTTCCTGGTGGAGCGCGATACGCCGGGCGTGTCCATCGGGAAGAAGGAGGACAAGCTGGGCATCCGCGCGTCCTCCACGGTGGAGCTGATCCTGGATGGCGCCCAGGTGCCGGATTCGAACGTGCTGGGCGCCGTCGGCACTGGCTACAAGGTCGCGATCGAGACCCTGAACGAGGGCCGCATCGGCATCGGCGCACAGATGCTCGGGCTCGCGCAGGGCGCGCTGGACCACACGCTGCGCTACGTCCGTGAGCGGCACCAGTTCGGCCGGCCGATCGCGGACTTCCAGGGCGTGCAGTTCCAGCTCGCGCAGATGCGCACCGAGCTGGAAGCGGCACGGTTGATGGTCTACAACGCGGCGCGGCTGAAGGACGCGGGCCAGCCGTTCCTGGTGGAGGCGGCGATGGCCAAGCTGTACTCGTCGCAGGTCGCGCAGCGCATCGCCTCGCAGTGCATCGACCTGTTCGGCGGCTACGGCTTCACGCGGGAGTACCCCGTCGAGAAGCTGTACCGGGATGCCAAGGTCGGCACGATCTATGAGGGGACCAGCAACATGCAGCTCCAGACGATCGCGAAGTACATCCTTCGCCAGGGGGATCGATGA
- a CDS encoding 1-aminocyclopropane-1-carboxylate deaminase, which produces MLTQASHTPALFRRYPELATRIPWLPIGDFPTPVEPLDLGGATQGAELWVKRDDLSGRPYGGNKVRKLEFILADAKSRGVERLITVGAVGSHHALATALYGRAHGFHVALVLFPQPMNEHVRRVLLLDHAVGAELRFTPRMETVPGAVLAARFAHRGHRHHVIAPGGSDPIGTLGYVSAGLELAEQIADGKAPRPDVVHVAAGTLGTAAGLAIGFALAGLDVPISAVRITGRIVANERALARLVSRTLDHLRNAGLASAPSRAKVLRLITLRHEFLGDGYGRETPAGREAAALFRDAGLILDATYTAKAAAGLLATVRARRGGVHLFWHTLSAHEPVDALAGVRAEDLPEPFRRLLGSA; this is translated from the coding sequence ATGCTGACGCAGGCCTCCCACACGCCGGCCCTCTTCCGCCGCTACCCGGAGCTGGCCACGCGGATCCCGTGGCTGCCGATCGGCGACTTCCCGACGCCGGTGGAGCCGCTGGACCTCGGGGGGGCGACGCAGGGCGCCGAGCTCTGGGTCAAGCGGGACGACCTCAGCGGTCGGCCGTACGGCGGCAACAAGGTCCGCAAGCTCGAGTTCATCCTCGCGGACGCGAAGAGCCGTGGCGTCGAGCGTCTCATCACCGTCGGCGCCGTCGGCTCGCACCACGCCCTGGCCACGGCGCTCTACGGCCGCGCCCACGGCTTCCACGTCGCGCTCGTCCTGTTCCCTCAGCCGATGAACGAGCACGTGCGGCGCGTCCTGCTCCTGGACCACGCGGTCGGCGCCGAGCTGCGCTTCACGCCGCGGATGGAGACAGTGCCCGGCGCCGTGCTCGCGGCCCGCTTCGCCCACCGCGGCCACCGGCACCACGTGATCGCTCCCGGCGGCTCCGATCCCATCGGCACGCTGGGCTACGTCAGCGCAGGGCTCGAGCTGGCCGAGCAGATCGCGGACGGCAAGGCGCCACGGCCGGACGTCGTGCACGTGGCCGCGGGCACTCTCGGCACCGCCGCCGGGCTCGCCATCGGATTCGCGCTGGCCGGGCTCGACGTGCCGATCTCCGCCGTGCGCATCACCGGGCGCATCGTCGCCAACGAGCGCGCCCTCGCCCGCCTGGTCTCGCGCACGCTGGACCATCTCCGCAACGCCGGCCTCGCCTCCGCGCCCAGCCGGGCCAAGGTGCTCCGCCTCATCACCCTGCGCCACGAGTTCCTCGGCGACGGCTACGGACGCGAGACGCCGGCCGGCCGCGAGGCCGCCGCGCTCTTCCGGGACGCCGGCCTCATCCTCGACGCCACGTACACCGCCAAGGCCGCCGCCGGCCTGCTCGCGACGGTCCGCGCACGGCGCGGTGGTGTGCACCTCTTCTGGCACACCCTCAGCGCCCACGAACCCGTAGACGCGCTGGCAGGCGTCCGCGCCGAGGACCTGCCGGAGCCGTTTCGGCGCCTGCTGGGCTCGGCGTGA
- a CDS encoding metal-dependent hydrolase yields the protein MARLTWHGHACFTLVTDDGTRIMFDPWLDQNPAADIRTDQVQALDYILVSHGHFDHFADAIPLARKTGATLVAIYELAAFAQSKGVEKTHGMSIGGGYRFPFGYAKLTPALHGPNVAGDDEGTFTCMPGGWWLDLGGKRLYHAGDTALITDMQLLKGRVDVALLPIGDNYTMGPEDAARAVEFIEPRIVVPMHYNTFDLIRQDPAEFARLVGDRARVEILEPGGSLEF from the coding sequence ATGGCGCGGCTCACCTGGCACGGTCATGCCTGTTTCACGCTCGTCACCGACGACGGCACCCGGATCATGTTCGATCCGTGGCTGGACCAGAACCCGGCCGCGGACATCCGTACGGACCAGGTCCAGGCGCTGGACTACATCCTGGTCAGCCACGGCCACTTCGACCACTTCGCCGACGCGATCCCGCTGGCCAGGAAGACCGGGGCCACGCTGGTGGCGATCTACGAGCTCGCGGCTTTCGCGCAGTCCAAGGGCGTCGAGAAGACGCACGGCATGAGCATCGGCGGCGGGTACCGGTTCCCCTTCGGCTACGCGAAGCTGACGCCCGCGCTGCACGGGCCGAACGTCGCCGGCGATGACGAGGGCACCTTCACCTGCATGCCGGGCGGCTGGTGGCTCGACCTCGGCGGCAAGCGGCTGTACCACGCGGGCGACACCGCGCTGATCACCGACATGCAACTGTTGAAGGGCAGGGTGGACGTGGCGCTGCTGCCCATCGGCGACAACTATACGATGGGCCCGGAGGACGCCGCGCGTGCCGTCGAGTTCATCGAGCCGCGCATCGTCGTGCCGATGCACTACAACACGTTCGACCTCATCCGGCAGGACCCGGCGGAGTTCGCCCGCCTCGTGGGCGACCGCGCCCGGGTGGAGATCCTGGAGCCGGGGGGGAGTTTGGAGTTCTGA